One part of the Xiphophorus hellerii strain 12219 chromosome 17, Xiphophorus_hellerii-4.1, whole genome shotgun sequence genome encodes these proteins:
- the LOC116736668 gene encoding solute carrier organic anion transporter family member 1C1-like: protein MGQRVPQADQNCKRLHFNSCITPDLKSLALGIQTLVTRTLGEIPAPVYFGALIDSTCLKWSIKKCGGRGACRIYDSNRIVFFGLITCLSGTSYFFMIAVIVLLKRQFWKADRETELQQPRAAKESGIMVQLDIQEKSSAENTSPKPSSDKTDSTGVEKDLEG from the exons ATGGGGCAGAGAGTCCCTCAAGCTGACCAAAATTGCAAAAGGTTGCATTTTAACAG CTGCATCACACCAGACCTCAAATCCCTCGCTTTGGGTATTCAGACTTTGGTAACCAGGACTCTTG GTGAAATTCCAGCGCCTGTGTATTTTGGAGCTCTGATAGACTCTACTTGCCTGAAGTGGTCTATCAAGAAGTGCGGAGGAAGAGGGGCGTGTCGCATTTACGACTCAAATAG AATCGTTTTCTTTGGTCTGATTACTTGCCTCAGCGGCACTTCCTATTTCTTCATGATTGCCGTCATCGTCCTCCTGAAGCGACAGTTTTGGAAAGCAGACCGGGAGACAGAGCTGCAACAACCCAGAGCGGCAAAGGAAAGTGGAATTATGGTTCAGCTGGACATTCAGGAGAAGAGCAGTGCTGAGAACACAAGTCCCAAACCGTCTTCTGACAAAACAGACTCTACTGGAGTTGAGAAAGATTTGGAAGGATGA
- the LOC116736669 gene encoding calcitonin gene-related peptide encodes MYHLRVPVFLLAALVLLRCIAAAPSLRYFSSGSSDDGEQENALPDKESRSLPELISDPFFGLTGARLQRGLTATNSHHVHKRKCNTATCVTQRLADFLVRSSNTIGTVYVPTNVGSSTYGKRDLHQPPDYLPF; translated from the exons ATGTATCACCTGAGAGTGCCTGTGTTTCTCCTGGCGGCGCTTGTGTTGCTCCGCTGCATCGCAGCCGCTCCAAGCCTCAG GTACTTCAGTTCCGGCTCCTCCGACGACGGCGAGCAAGAAAATGCTCTTCCAGACAAGGAGAGCAGGTCACTGCCTGAGCTAATCTCCGACCCGTTCTTCGGCCTCACGGGCGCGCGGCTTCAGAGGGGGCTCACAGCAACGAACAG TCATCACGTACATAAGAGAAAGTGCAACACAGCCACCTGTGTGACCCAGAGGTTAGCAGACTTCCTGGTCCGGTCCAGTAACACCATCGGAACGGTCTACGTCCCGACAAATGTGGGCTCGAGCACCTACGGCAAGAGGGACCTACATCAGCCTCCCGACTACCTGCCTTTCTAG